In Musa acuminata AAA Group cultivar baxijiao chromosome BXJ2-8, Cavendish_Baxijiao_AAA, whole genome shotgun sequence, one genomic interval encodes:
- the LOC135620124 gene encoding probable glutamyl endopeptidase, chloroplastic isoform X1 produces the protein MFLHKVYCRFSLIYPTLCPPPPPPLGSLPHGGGLFCSPPLRVPNSLRFRRVRHMRSHAASSAPSRLARLVPFASAAESGVADPNGSPAPTSLPLEDEESLSLGRYRLPPKEIRDIVDAPPLPVLSFSPHRDKILFLKRRSLPPLSELARPEEKLAGIRIDGNYNARSRMSFYTGIGIHSLTDDGKLGPEQEVHGFPDGAKINFVSWSRDGRHLSFSIRVDEEENNSSKLRVWVADVESGKARPLFQSPDIFLNAVFDKYSFVWVNDSMLLVCTIPISRGAPPKKPLVPSGPKVQSNEQKNVVQVRTFQDLLKDEYDEDLFDYYSTSQLVLVSLDGTMKTVGPPAVYTSIDPSPDDKYIMVTSIHRPYSYIVPCGRFPKKVELWTTTGKFVREICDLPLAEDIPIAFNSVRRGKRSINWRPDKPSTLYWVETQDGGDAKTEVSPRDIVYMESAEPINGEQPEVLHKLDLRYGGISWCDDTLALVYESWYKTRRTRTWVIAPDSKNVNPRILFDRSSEDAYSDPGSPMMRRTQAGTYVIAKIKKQDEGTYILLNGRGATPEGNIPFLDLFDVNTGVKERIWESDKEKYYETVVALMSDYTDGELPIDQLRILTSKESKTENTQYFLQAWPDKKSFQITNFPHPYPQLASLQKEMIRYQRKDGVQLTATLYLPPGYSPTKEGPLPCLVWSYPGEFKSKDAAGQVRGSPNEFAGIGPTSPLLWLARGFAILSGPTIPIIGEGDEEANDRYVEQLVASSEAAVEEVIRRGVAHPNKIAVGGHSYGAFMTANLLAHAPHLFCCGISRSGAYNRTLTPFGFQNEDRTLWEATNTYIEMSPFMSANKIKKPILLIHGEEDNNSGTLTMQSDRFFNALKGHGALCRLVILPFESHGYSARESIMHVLWETDMWLQKYCVESSDQSSDLYSSSGESPNSSENKAISATGSVPDHESTQEDGFYFTPRSLL, from the exons ATGTTCCTTCACAAAGTCTACTGCCGCTTCTCTCTCATCTATCCCACGCTgtgcccccctcctcctcctcctctcggctCCCTCCCCCACGGTGGCGGCCTCTTCTGCTCTCCTCCTCTGCGTGTCCCTAATTCGCTTCGATTCCGTCGCGTGAGGCACATGAGGTCCCACGCGGCTTCCTCCGCCCCCTCCCGGCTCGCCAGGCTGGTCCCCTTCGCATCCGCTGCCGAGAGTGGCGTCGCGGACCCGAACGGATCTCCGGCCCCCACTTCTCTGCCCCTAGAAGATGAAG AAAGTTTGTCACTTGGGAGGTATAGGCTTCCTCCAAAGGAAATTCGAGATATTGTTGATGCACCACCCCTTCCTGTATTGTCATTTTCACCACACAGGGATAAGATACTCTTTCTGAAACGAAGATCTCTGCCACCGCTTTCAGAGCTTGCTCGCCCTGAGGAAAAGCTTGCTGGTATACGAATTGATGGTAACTATAATGCCCGGAGTCGAAT GTCCTTCTATACGGGGATTGGGATTCATTCCTTAACTGATGATGGTAAGCTAGGACCTGAACAAGAAGTGCACGGATTCCCTGATGGAGCTAAGATTAATTTTGTTAGCTG GTCACGAGATGGTCGGCATTTATCATTCAGCATTCGAGTTGATGAG GAGGAAAACAATAGTAGCAAGCTTAGAGTTTGGGTCGCAGATGTAGAATCTGGAAAAGCTAGACCACTGTTCCAATCGCCTGATATATTCTTGAACGCAGTTTTTGACAAGTACAg TTTCGTCTGGGTGAACGATTCCATGTTGTTAGTTTGCACTATCCCTATTTCTCGTGGAGCCCCTCCAAAGAAACCATTGGTCCCATCTGGCCCAAAAGTTCAATCAAATGAGCAGAAAAATGTTGTTCAAGTTAGGACCTTCCAGGATCTACTGAAGGACGAATATGATGAAGATTTATTTGACTACTATTCCACATCACAGCTAGTACTGGTATCTTTGGATGGGACAATGAAGACTGTTGGGCCACCTGCTGTATATACATCTATTGATCCTTCACCAGATGACAAGTACATAATGGTTACTTCTATTCATCGACCGTACTCCTACATTGTACCCTGTGGAAGATTCCCAAAGAAAGTTGAATTGTGGACAACAACTGGGAAGTTTGTCAGAGAAATATGTGACTTGCCTTTGGCTGAAGATATTCCTATTGCATTCAATAGCGTACGCAGAGGAAAGCGTTCGATCAATTGGAGACCAGACAAACCTTCAACTCTATATTG GGTGGAGACACAAGATGGAGGAGATGCAAAGACGGAAGTTTCTCCACGTGATATTGTTTACATGGAGTCTGCTGAACCTATAAACGGTGAACAGCCTGAGGTTTTACATAAACTTGATCTTCGATATGG AGGTATCTCTTGGTGTGATGATACCCTTGCTTTAGTGTATGAATCATGGTATAAAACACGACGAACTAGGACATGGGTCATCGCTCCAGACAGTAAAAATGTTAATCCACGAATACTATTTGATAGATCATCAGAAGATGCATATTCTGATCCAGGCTCTCCAATGATGCGGCGAACACAAGCTGGTACCTATGTCATTGCCAAAATTAAAAAGCAAGATGAGGGAACATACATTTTACTGAATGGAAGAGGTGCGACACCAGAAGGAAACATTCCATTCCTTGATTTGTTTGACGT AAATACAGGAGTTAAAGAGAGGATATGGGAAAGTGACAAGGAAAAATAttatgaaactgttgttgcattaATGTCAGATTACACTGATGGTGAATTGCCCATTGATCAATTAAGAATACTTACTTCAAAGGAATCGAAAACGGAAAATACTCAATATTTTCTACAGGCTTGGCCAGATAAAAAGTCATTTCAGATTACAAATTTCCCCCATCCTTATCCTCAGTTGGCGTCCTTACAGAAAGAGATGATCAGATACCAGAGGAAGGATGGTGTTCAACTAACTGCAACACTTTACTTGCCTCCTGGTTACAGTCCTACTAAAGAAGGACCTCTGCCATGCTTAGTCTGGTCTTATCCTGGAGAGTTTAAAAGCAAAGATGCTGCCGGTCAAGTTCGTGGTTCTCCCAATGAGTTTGCAGGAATAGGTCCTACATCACCACTTCTCTGGTTGGCTAGAGG ATTTGCAATTCTCTCTGGCCCAACAATCCCAATTATTGGTGAAGGTGATGAAGAGGCAAATGACCG GTATGTAGAACAACTGGTTGCTAGTTCGGAGGCTGCAGTTGAGGAAGTCATACGAAGAGGG GTCGCTCATCCAAATAAAATTGCTGTTGGTGGTCACTCTTATGGGGCTTTCATGACAGCTAATCTATTAGCTCATGCACCCCATCTTTTTTGTTGTGGCATTTCTCGTTCTGGAGCATACAATAGGACTCTAACTCCTTTTGGCTTTCAG AACGAAGATAGAACACTTTGGGAGGCCACTAATACTTATATTGAGATGAGTCCTTTCATGTCtgcaaataaaataaagaaaccaATTCTATTAATACATGGGGAAGAAGACAACAACTCAGGAACATTGACGATGCAG TCCGATCGTTTTTTCAATGCTTTGAAAGGACATGGAGCACTCTGCCGTTTGGTTATTCTTccctttgaaagtcatggttattCTGCTAGAGAGAGTATCATGCATGTCCTATGGGAGACTGATATGTGGCTGCAGAAATACTGTGTAGAAAGTTCTGATCAATCTTCAGATCTTTATTCATCCAGTGGTGAATCTCCAAATTCTTCTGAAAATAAGGCCATCTCAGCTACTGGATCTGTGCCTGACCATGAAAGTACACAAGAGGATGGGTTTTATTTTACACCAAGGTCTCTATTGTG A